From Chitinispirillales bacterium, a single genomic window includes:
- the malQ gene encoding 4-alpha-glucanotransferase produces MSNRYTGIFLHITSLPGNFGVGDLGYEAKKWIDLLSQNSVKIWQVCPVCPTVYGNSPYSTPCAFAGNPLLISLEVLRDWGYLKNDDLKNFGKKLPDDFVDFENSLEAKNKLFRKAFANFTPTGDYQKFCEDENYWLEPYVLFMSLSKKFGTIHWSKWTNDFAKYDKNTIEKYSSDNKTELDYYRFVQFIFQSQWFDIKNYANDHGVRIFGDVPYYVSYESSDVWSNQRLFELDDKGEQIRVGGVPPDYFSQYGQLWGTPLYRWERIKDTGYEWWMNRIKRAFFYNDIVRIDHFRAFESYWAINAEDKTAKNGVWEKGPGNEFFALIKQKFGNGIELIAEDLGVITDEVNKLRDSENLCGMKVFQFAFDGNSDNYYLPYNCNRQSVMYSGTHDNDTILGWYKSLDEYAKNRVKDYVSAKSDEEILQKTIREVLASASIYAILQLADLLGLGNEARFNTPGTVDNKNWAWRFKWDMIKQSSFDNLKKMIQIFGRG; encoded by the coding sequence ATGAGTAATCGCTACACCGGTATATTTTTGCACATTACATCGCTTCCCGGGAATTTCGGTGTCGGCGATCTCGGTTACGAAGCAAAAAAATGGATTGATTTGCTTTCGCAAAATTCCGTAAAAATTTGGCAGGTCTGCCCTGTTTGTCCTACGGTTTATGGAAATTCACCATACAGCACCCCTTGCGCGTTTGCCGGCAACCCACTTTTAATTTCGCTTGAAGTTTTGCGCGACTGGGGTTATTTGAAAAACGACGATCTGAAAAATTTTGGCAAAAAACTACCCGACGATTTTGTAGATTTTGAAAATTCGCTTGAAGCGAAAAACAAACTGTTCAGAAAGGCGTTTGCAAATTTTACTCCGACTGGCGATTATCAAAAATTCTGCGAAGACGAAAATTATTGGCTTGAACCATATGTTTTATTTATGTCGCTTAGCAAAAAATTCGGGACTATTCATTGGAGCAAGTGGACTAATGATTTCGCGAAATACGACAAAAACACGATTGAAAAATACTCGTCCGATAACAAAACCGAATTGGATTATTACCGATTTGTACAATTTATTTTCCAGTCGCAATGGTTTGATATTAAAAATTACGCAAACGATCACGGGGTTAGAATCTTTGGCGACGTTCCATATTATGTTTCTTACGAAAGCAGCGACGTTTGGTCCAATCAACGCTTGTTTGAATTAGACGACAAAGGGGAACAAATTCGTGTCGGCGGAGTTCCGCCGGATTATTTCAGTCAATACGGACAACTTTGGGGAACGCCGCTTTATCGTTGGGAAAGAATAAAAGATACCGGCTATGAATGGTGGATGAACCGTATAAAAAGAGCGTTTTTTTACAACGACATCGTGCGAATTGATCATTTTAGAGCGTTTGAGTCATACTGGGCGATTAACGCAGAAGACAAAACGGCAAAAAACGGCGTTTGGGAAAAAGGTCCGGGTAACGAATTTTTCGCTTTAATTAAACAAAAATTCGGCAACGGTATCGAATTGATAGCTGAGGATTTGGGAGTAATTACTGACGAGGTCAACAAACTGCGCGACAGCGAAAACTTGTGCGGAATGAAAGTTTTTCAATTTGCTTTTGACGGCAACTCTGACAATTACTATCTGCCTTATAACTGCAACAGACAAAGCGTTATGTATTCCGGAACGCACGACAACGACACGATTTTAGGCTGGTATAAATCTCTTGACGAGTATGCTAAAAACCGTGTAAAAGATTATGTTTCGGCAAAATCAGACGAAGAAATTCTTCAAAAAACCATCCGTGAAGTGCTTGCATCGGCGTCAATTTATGCAATTTTACAACTTGCCGATTTATTAGGACTTGGAAACGAGGCGAGATTTAACACTCCCGGAACAGTCGATAACAAAAATTGGGCGTGGCGTTTCAAATGGGATATGATAAAACAAAGTTCGTTCGACAATTTGAAAAAGATGATACAAATTTTCGGCAGAGGATGA